From Juglans regia cultivar Chandler chromosome 6, Walnut 2.0, whole genome shotgun sequence, the proteins below share one genomic window:
- the LOC118348654 gene encoding uncharacterized protein LOC118348654, translating to MRQFVETMCNGEFFNKEPEEAFEYFDYLSENAQSWDTADSINRHETSRHVGGGGKYTLRDEDDLPARLALISKKLETIELKKVNEVQVVPRVAEKCGICEDQGHSTNECPTIPAFKEVLLGQTHNVNMVSKPFSRPYSNTSNARWRNHPNFSWRGEHSNVLAAPTAGPANFAAYGAHPGPSYVPHPSQSSQFSTQPAQAPKKGLEDTVQQLSVILQQFMQGQATLNNQNSLAINDIRTSITRLTTSLYTQEKGKFPAQSQPNPQGQPHQVQAVNEDPNLKLVKAVTTLRSGKVVDIPAHEPYNSGKVSNPSKKDGKHVSDEHEKIDCPIPAPFPQQLVPLHKDKHHAEILEVFRQVRINIPLLYAIQQIPAYAKFLKDLCTVKRRLNVHKKAFLTEQLGLGELKSTPIIWQLANRSIKMPRGIVEDVLVQVDKFYYPVGFVVLDMKLSSPSTFQAPIILGRPFLATSNALINCRSRILKLSFENKTLELNIFNTCRQPRNLEEVQEVNLLENILDEDFYLNLPSTDLQLSLEGVLSDLNIFDDTSNVSFAGIGHCVLWQPKFEELPPLTTPIKPSSNVILDMDLKPLPTGLKYIFLGLDNTFPVVIYSTLTLTQEEKLIEVLKKHKGQLGGQ from the exons ATGCGCCAATTTGTTGAGACGATGTGTAATGGTGAGTTCTTTAACAAAGAACCAGAAGAAGCATTTGAGTATTTCGATTATTTGTCTGAAAATGCACAGTCTTGGGACACTGCTGATAGTATTAATAGACATGAGACTTCAAGACATGTTGGTGGGGGTGGGAAATATACCTTAAGAGATGAGGACGATTTGCCAGCTAGGTTAGCTTTAATTTCAAAGAAATTAGAGactattgagttgaaaaaagtgaatgagGTGCAAGTTGTACCAAGAGTGGCAGAAAAATGTGGCATTTGTGAAGATCAAGGACATTCCACAAATGAGTGTCCTACAATTCCTGCAtttaaagaagttttattagGTCAAACTCACAATGTTAACATGGTTTCTAAACCTTTTTCAAGGCCATACTCGAACACTTCCAATGCTAGATGGAGGAATCATCCAAACTTTAGTTGGAGAGGTGAGCACAGCAATGTTCTTGCTGCACCTACAGCAGGACCAGCAAATTTTGCAGCATATGGAGCTCATCCTGGTCCATCTTATGTTCCCCATCCAAGTCAAAGTTCACAATTCAGTACACAACCAGCTCAAGCACCTAAAAAGGGACTTGAAGATACAGTCCAGCAGTTGAGTGTGATACTTCAACAATTCATGCAAGGTCAAGCAACACTCAACAACCAGAATTCATTAGCAATTAATGACATAAGGACTTCCATCACAAGGCTGACTACATCTTTATATACTCAAGAGAAGGGTAAATTTCCTGCACAATCACAACCAAATCCACAAGGGCAACCTCATCAAGTGCAAGCTGTAAATGAAGATCCTAACTTAAAGTTAGTCAAAGCAGTGACTACTTTAAGAAGCGGTAAGGTGGTGGATATTCCAGCACATGAGCCATACAATTCTGGTAAGGTTTCTAACCCTTCCAAAAAAGATGGAAAGCATGTGTCTGATGAGCATGAGAAAATTGATTGTCCTATACCTGCTCCTTTTCCTCAGCaattagttccattgcataaaGATAAGCATCATGCTGAAATTCTTGAGGTTTTTAGGCAAGTTAGGATTAACATCCCTTTATTATATGCTATTCAGCAAATTCCTGCCTATGCAAAATTCCTTAAGGATTTATGCACTGTGAAAAGAAGATTAAATGTGCACAAAAAAGCTTTTCTTACTGAGCAG CTTGGTTTAGGTGAACTGAAATCCACACCTATCATTTGGCAACTTGCTAATAGATCTATAAAAATGCCTAGGGGtatagttgaggatgttttggtACAAGTTGATAAATTTTACTATCCTGTGGGTTTTGTGGTGCTTGATATGAAATTGTCATCTCCATCTACTTTCCAAGCCCCTATAATTCTTGGTAGACCATTTCTTGCTACATCTAATGCATTAATCAATTGTAGAAgtagaattttgaaattgagttttgaaaacaaGACATTGGAGCTGAATATCTTTAATACTTGTAGGCAACCTCGGAATTTAGAAGAAGTTCAGGAAGTTAATTTGCTGGAAAACATCCTTGATGAGGATTTTTACTTGAATCTCCCTTCCACTGATTTACAATTGTCATTAGAAGGTGTTCTaagtgatttaaatatatttgatgaCACTTCTAATGTCTCTTTTGCAGGAATTGGACATTGTGTGCTTTGGCAACCAAAGTTTGAAGAGTTGCCACCTTTGACAACACCTATAAAGCCATCTTCAAATGTGATTCTAGATATGGACCTCAAACCTCTTCCAACTGgacttaaatatatttttttgggacTCGACAACACTTTTCCTGTGGTAATCTATTCTACACTCACTCTTACTcaagaagaaaaattgataGAAGTGTTGAAAAAGCATAAGGGGCAATTGGGTGGACAATAA
- the LOC108997799 gene encoding myrcene synthase, chloroplastic-like gives MAYAMHLSIIDSIRNCKLSTLLPPKRPVSALTSPKDSTIVRRSANYHPTIWHYDYIESIRSEYVGELFTRKIDKLKGELTMMFHNVVDPIKQLELIDTLQRLGVSYHFEDEIRRILENKHITNHNGDVCEKQSLYATAVEFRLMRQHGFDVPQDTFKSFFNEKGDFKECLCVDIEGMLALYEASFHLREGESILEEARDFATKQLKEYVDQSKDHYLCTMVNHALELPLHWRVMRSEARWFIDAYRGIEDMNPTLLELAELDFNMVQAVHQEDLKEVSRWWRSTGLGDLSFARDRVVENFLWATGALFQPQFGHERRMLAKLGALLTIVDDVYDVYGTFEELELFTDAIERWDVNEMGKLPYYMQICFLSVYNTVNEMAFDTLKEKGCNIIWYMRKAWADICKSYLLEAKWFYNGYTPSLQEYLEYGWMTITIANILVHCYFFVTNPITKEALDSLEEYPDIIRLSSFIVRLADDLGTSTEELKRGDNPKSIQCYMNDTGASEEDARQYMRSLISATWKTINGNRIASSPFSETFNEIATNIARVSQFMYQHGDGHGIVDRETKDRVLALFIHPIPIAKN, from the exons ATGGCTTACGCAATGCATCTTAGCATTATTGATTCAATCCGAAATTGCAAACTCTCTACATTGCTCCCACCTAAAAGACCCGTCTCAGCTTTAACAAGCCCAAAAGACTCTACTATTGTCCGACGATCAGCAAATTACCATCCTACCATTTGGCATTATGATTACATCGAATCAATAAGAAGCGAATATGTG GGGGAGTTATTCACCCGAAAGATTGATAAGCTCAAGGGAGAACTAACAATGATGTTTCACAACGTGGTGGATCCCATAAAGCAACTTGAGCTGATTGACACTTTGCAAAGACTTGGAGTATCTTACCACTTTGAGGACGAAATAAGGAGGATATtggaaaataaacacattactAATCATAATGGTGATGTTTGCGAGAAGCAAAGTTTATATGCCACTGCTGTTGAGTTTAGGCTCATGAGACAACATGGATTTGATGTACCTCAAG ACACTTTCAAAAGTTTCTTCAATGAAAAGGGGGATTTCAAAGAATGTCTATGTGTTGATATTGAAGGAATGCTTGCTTTGTATGAAGCCTCATTCCACTTGAGAGAAGGCGAAAGCATCTTGGAGGAAGCAAGAGATTTTgcaaccaaacaacttaaagAGTATGTGGATCAAAGTAAAGATCATTATCTTTGTACGATGGTGAATCATGCCCTAGAGCTTCCATTGCATTGGAGAGTGATGAGGTCTGAAGCAAGGTGGTTCATTGATGCATATAGAGGAATAGAAGATATGAACCCTACCTTGCTTGAGCTTGCAGAACTGGATTTTAATATGGTACAAGCAGTTCACCAAGAAGATCTAAAAGAAGTGTCAAG GTGGTGGAGGAGCACTGGCCTTGGAGATTTGAGCTTTGCAAGGGATAGAGTGGTGGAAAATTTCCTTTGGGCAACGGGAGCATTATTTCAACCTCAATTTGGACATGAGAGGAGAATGTTAGCAAAGCTCGGTGCATTGTTGACAATAGTAGATGATGTCTACGATGTCTATGGCACTTTTGAAGAACTTGAGCTCTTCACGGATGCTATTGAAAG ATGGGATGTCAATGAAATGGGAAAACTTccctattatatgcaaatttgtttcctttctgTCTACAACACGGTTAATGAAATGGCTTTTGATACTCTCAAGGAAAAGGGATGCAACATCATTTGGTACATGAGAAAGGCG TGGGCAGATATATGCAAATCTTATTTGTTGGAGGCAAAATGGTTTTACAACGGATATACACCAAGCCTTCAAGAATACCTTGAATATGGATGGATGACAATAACAATAGCAAATATACTGGTGCATTGTTATTTTTTCGTCACAAATCCCATAACAAAGGAAGCCTTGGATTCATTGGAAGAGTATCCCGATATAATTCGTTTATCATCATTCATTGTGCGACTTGCAGATGATCTCGGAACATCTACG GAAGAGTTAAAGAGGGGGGATAATCCTAAATCAATCCAATGCTACATGAACGACACTGGTGCTAGTGAAGAAGATGCTCGTCAATACATGAGGTCCTTGATTAGTGCAACATGGAAGACAATTAATGGAAATCGCATTGCAAGTTCTCCATTCTCTGAAACATTTAATGAGATTGCCACGAACATTGCAAGGGTGTCCCAATTCATGTACCAGCATGGAGATGGACACGGCATTGTAGACCGTGAGACTAAGGACCGCGTGCTAGCATTGTTTATTCACCCCATTCCCATAGCTAAGAATTGA